Part of the Apostichopus japonicus isolate 1M-3 chromosome 13, ASM3797524v1, whole genome shotgun sequence genome is shown below.
gctgTTTTGGATTATTTAAGGGAATGTTGTTTGTTACTTTGAAGGTCTTTTCTGAGAGAAAGATTTGTCTTAACTATTATATGGCTCTGTAAAcatcagaataaaaaaaaaatactgcacttgTCCACAAAAAATGCTCTTGCATGTTTTACTCATGGTACAACGTTTATTGAAGTTAAATGAAACCCTGAAATCTGCTTTTATTAGCTTGAAATGTAAATGAAACTTCAATTCTTCAACCTGAGATATTGTACTTGCTCATCCCCCTTGTCCCTCCCCATTCTCCCTTTCTTCAATGATTAGTTCCAGTAAAAAAACAGTTCTGTATTTCTTGTCACACCTAGTACATCAATGGACTACAGTTAATGTTCCTGTACGGTGTCAGCACCTGGTTTATTTTCTTGTCTTGCACCTAGAAGTCTGCCTAAAAAGAGCATATTCCAGACTTGACCAATCAAAGGGTGAAGAAATTGGTGGAGGCACTTGGTGACACACATAATATTCACAGTTCTGCTCCAAGTCTTCTTCCATTAGTCATCCACATTAACATAAACAAACGAAACAAAACACATGTAATCATTACTTAAATTGTAAGCCACATCAGGCTTAAGCAGTTGCTAGTCATTTGCAAACTAAAACTCTCCTTAACATGTATGCTTGCTGTATAGCTAGAGAATCCCTTATATTGTGACCACAGAGagaaaattataacattttgtatAGCCACATTAATAGCAGCAACATAAACTTGATGTTACATTCAATCTCTGCAGTTATAAATGTAGACTAGGTACTTATCCATGACTGATAGTTAATAAACCATATTAATTTGAGGCTTCATGAAGGTTTGTGATATACCACACGTAGCCTCTAGTCATTGCAGAAATCACATGACCAGAAATCCAAATCATTGATATTAGTCATCCATGGATGTCTCCTATTGGAGCACTATATAGGTCCTGTCCCTCACCCTTATGTGCCGCATGTTTTGATCATGCCATAGGTTAGCCTAAGCTTGCACTTGCACACTGAGTAGCTTATCTATACCTTGTTACCAGGCCAATCTACAGTACTGCATACACGTAGACTTAGAACGCTAAGTCTACACCTACAAGTACTAGAAAACAGTAACTTATATTGACATACcttttcttttcaagtattcCCAATGACAATTGTAGTTTTTTGCTGACATTGGGCCTGTTTAGATTTATCTACAGTGTTGGTCCGAAGGTTAAGGCCAAACAGTCCTAGTAGTGAGACTCCAACTGCAAGGAAAGGCGTCCATATTTTCCTTAGCCTTTTCTCCTTTAGTAATTAATTGAATGTAATACCTTCTTTAGTCATATTGCCATAACCACCTACTACAGATCTGGCTGGCATTTTACAATGATGAAGGAAATAAATGCTGCGGATATGGTTTGTTACTCTGTACATATTACTGTTTTACTGTGTAGATATGGGTGTTACACTGGTGTGCGGAGTGATGATATTGAAGTGCCAGCATTTCGATGACATCATTAAGAGCAGGGCCTGGTTGTATGATTTTTCTACTGCTTGCTAATGAGGTCATACTTGGTGATTGCTCTAGTTTAGTTGCCTGTTGGAGATTTTTCTGAGGAGGGTCAAACATCTGATAaaaatttgtacaaatattCCAATGAAATGCATCTTTGTTACCATTTCAGGTGCTCTTtaaaattttgtgaaattttataATGTATGTGGTCAACAACAAAGTGACTTAATCAAAAtgaactttattttgtttcagaTTCTGTGATTCTCCAACCAGTGACATTGAAAGTCGACAAACTAAATCTTCTTCCAGATCCAAAAGAGGGCGCTCTACAAGTAATACCAGCCAAGATAAATACACTGACACAAGATCTTCCATGCACAGCAAGCTCAGGAATTCAACAATGGCAAAAGGGAGAAGGACAAGTAATTCCTCTTCTACTGGGCGTAAAACACCACCTACTTCAAGTGAGAAGATAACATCAGCTGGTAAACGTAAGATAAAAAGCAGTGATGTGGATGCTGCTGGAACAGATGATACATTGCCAAGTGTCAAGAGGACCAAATCTAGTCATAAAGTTGCAAATTCAGATATGAGTTTGGAGAAAAACCCTGATGGGTTGATTGCATGCCCTGAACCAAactgtaataaaaaatataagcatataAATGGACTTAGATATCATAAGATGCATGCCCATCTAAACCAAACAGATGAGAGCAGTGCCTTGCTTCTGAAAGGTAGAACAGGTGATCAGCAGGATCATGGTAATACATTCAAGAAACCTCGTGAGGAAAAATGTGTAAAACAAGGCAACGGTAAATGTGATCAGAACAGACTGGAAAGTCCTGGCCCAGACAAAGCCATTGAATTGAAGGAGGAGTTACTTAATTCTTCACAAGTGGAGATTTCTAACAATAAAGAGGAAGTTCAAAAGGATGATCAGAACCCTTCCACCATCACAGCATGTGTTTGCAAGGACAGTCTAAACACTACCATGAAAACATGTGTTTGCAAGGACAGTCAAAACACTACCAAAACATGTGTTTGCAAGGACAGTCAAAACACTACCATGAAAACATGTGTTTGCAAGGACAGTCAAAACACTACCATAAAATCATGTGTTTGCAAGGATGGTCAAAACACTACCATAAAAGCCTGTGTTTGCAAGGATGGTCAAAACACTTCCATCATCTCAGCAGGCCTGTGTAAGACAGATGGTGAAAACATTGCCATCATCCCAACAGGTGTTTGTAAGAAGGATAGTTTAAACACTATTATCATAGCAGGTGTTTCTAAAGAGGAAAGTAGAGACTCTACCAGTAGCCCAGCAGGTGTTGTGATTGATGTTCCAAATAAGAAAAGCAGTACTGAAGAATCCCCTCGTAAGCCAGTACCAACTGGCACATTAACATCAAATGCTGACCTTTCCGTTTTTGACTTCAATCCCACTTTAGAAGAAGAAACTGAAGCTAGCCATACTAGCAAACCTAAACTGCACAGTCCAGAAAAGATCAGTATCTCTCATCAAAGGCCTAGCACTCAATTTCCAGAAAGTACAGTATCTAAGTCTGAATCCCCTGATTCAATTGATAATGTAAACAGCAAGGAAACTATAGACAGCAGTCAGGATAAGAAGCTTGAAAAGGATAAATCAAAAGGTGAAAAACATAAACGCCGTGAGAAATCATTATTAAAACCTCTGAAGTCAACTCGTCCAATTGCTCCGGCACCCCCTCTCCTGCAGCAGCAGCAGCTGATCGCCATTCCCATTTCAGCCACCATTGTAAAACCAGGGACAATAGCACCCACTCAGGCCACCACTGTTACTGTTACAACAATGCCTGCTGTTACTACTAAACTGTCTTCAGTTAGTGGCTCTAACCTGAAACCTATTCAACCCAAACCTACAGTGATGGGAGAAGCATCCACAGTGAATCCAACATTGGTTGGTTTGAAGGAGAAgaagcagaaaataaaaaagaagaaggataaAGAAAAACTTTCCAAAGATAaggaaaggaaggaaaagaagCCGGAAAAGCAGCCATGTGACCAAAGTATTTCGGAATCAGGACCATCAGAGGCAAAACCAAAAGTGGCTTTCATATCGCCAGTGCCAGAAACAAACATATTGAAACACGCCCTTACATCCTCTGTCAGCCCCCTTGAACTGTTGAGCCCATCCATGGCCAACCAGATTCCTTCAACAGGGAATGGGCCTATGTGTGGACAACCACCTAATGAACCCTCAACCAAAAATGTGCCAAAGCCTTTCTCAGTTCAACTTCCTGTAAAACCTGTGGGACTTACACCTAGCTCCTCTGCAATACCAGAAATTCCAAAGTTGATATCTGTAACTCAAACTATTAATACATCACTGCCACCCTATTCAACTCCTACTGCTCATCTGCCTGAAACAAGAACAAATAATGCAGCAGTTTCAACTTCAGTTATCACCAAAACTGTGCAGTCCTCCATAGAAAGTATATCATCAATACCTGCCCTAGAGGCGTTATCTATAGGCACAGATCCCAATAGGTCTGCTCCTACCAGTAATCTTCAATCTGCTGCGGCAGATTGCCTTGATACTTTAAGAAAAACATCCAGTCCAGCATATTCAGATATATCTGATGAAGGAGGTGATAGCCaaagtattatttttcataCTGCCAAGGAAAGTAGAATAGTACACAACGTATCTGTCAAAGATCACTTTAAAATGTCTTCTCTTAGTCTCCTGAGAGGTAACCTTGAGAATGATAGGAAAATGCAACCTACTGCCTGTGAGGCACAACATCTGAATGACAGTCTTACCACAGGAGTGATGAAACCTGAAGAAAGCCTATTGGCAAGAACTGAAGAAGGTGACTCAACAAGACAGCAATACAATGGACAATTTAATGCAGTATCCTCATATTTCCAACTAGATTCAATGCAGCATGGGAAAGGCTTACACAACTACAAACATCAATATTCTGAACAGTCAAGAGACAGCCAGCAAGAGGCAGATAAACTTGGAGCTGGGCTGAACATGAAAAATCAAGGCAGCCGTTGCTCGGATCTTGTAGAAATTAAAACCATTACTGATCCTAAGGATAAAACTTCTCTGCGTATTCATTCTGAACTGGATCAATCCTCTCAAAGAGATTTGGAAAGGACTTTACTAGTCCCTGAAAACATTCCTTCATCCCAAACAAGAAATCAAGATTCAACACCTGAAAGGAAAAATCTGCATACTGTCAAGGAACATAGGGACATTGTAAAAAAGTCTTGTGAACGGAAAACTGAATGTAGTCGCTCCACAGAGGTTCACAGAGAACCATCTGGAAAGGAAGAGAGACGAGAATATTCCACTGGTCAAGAGTCAAGACTCTTAGAGCAAAGGAGCACTACAGCCTCTAAACCTGACAGTGACATGCGACCACCATCACATGGTAACAGAGAAAAATCATGCAGGTCGGTCAGTCCTGGCTACAGGAATTCTAACTGGGAAGAAAAAGCAAGATATTCAGCTTCACCATCTCGAAGTAAATCAGACAGAGCTAGTGAACGCCTTCAATCACCACAAAACGGTGTTCATGGTTACCCTAATGCCAGTTATCTCCACAACCCATATATGCAATATGGACCTATGGCCTATGACCCTTCCCACCCTGCTTTCAACCCATCCCATCCGCCTTTCACTTCTCTGGTTGCATACCCTAGCATACTTCCACCAGAAGTCCCTTATTCTACAACCCATCCACATTGGCAAGGGTCAGAAACCAAAGACAGGTCAGCTATCACCAAGGACTCGCCATCCTCTAGTTCTTCATCAACATTAAGTATTCCTTCAACCAGTAGAACATCAGAGGCTCATGAACGTCCAACTAAAGCACTGGATATGTTTGCTCCTGGAAGTGACTCATACTCTAGACACAGGCCACGGTCTGGCTCCCCTGACCGCACAACTCAAAGGGCAGCAAGCTCTAGTGCTCCTAAGGCCAGTTCACCTCTGACTTCCAAATCTCCACCAAGACCAGCTGGTCCACCACAAGAATCCAGAGCAGATATGGCAAGGAGACATGATGCATATATGCTTCACCAGCAGCAGATGCTTCATCAGCACATGCATACACATCAGCATACACATCTTGGTATGGCATCTATAGGCTTCCCTGGAATATTGCCTCAGTATGACCCATATGGTGAGTTTTCATCTCTACTGATGTCCAGGTTACTGATGCAGCTCAGATGGACAATTGGCTCTTTTGGTTTTAATAATCAAAATTGATCATTTTTATGATGGATCAGGGTTAAATGGGGCTGGATAATAAGGTGATAATTGGTCTAAACACATGGTCTAAGCAGGCCAGTTAACCTGTGTAGTTGAGTCTgcatgtttgtatgtgtgtgtggctCCCTACACTTGTAAACAAAAGATTGGAAATGTTGACTAATATCATACCTAATTGACCTAGCTGTTAAAAATTTGTATGAACTCCGTATGTAGTGCATCGATGCACCTTATTTGAGGAgaaagacccctattgtttctgTGGACGACAGAGGTCAAGAGAGGTCGAAATcggaaaaccttgtaaatacgaTAACTCATGATAGACTTAATATTTGGAATGTGGATGCACAATACTCAGTCGTAGAAACTCTTTCTGTGGAGGTGGAACGTCATTGAGCCAACATACAGTAGGccaaaagtctgaaaaccttgtaaaaacgTTTATTCACAAGGTAGAGGTTGTTGGATGAACATGGATGTACtttattgagtagaagaaccatGTTGTTTTCTgtagagttcaaaggtcaacagaggtcatagtcagaaaactttgtaaacatgagaACTCCAACAATAAAGCTAATATCCTTTGCAATGATGTTTTGTTACTTAACTTTGGGACACATTTCCTCAGTTGCTCTGTTAATCAGGTGATTCCATGTATAAAACTTACAAGGCAAAGAACCAGAAAGCCTTTCTGGCTTGATTCCATGTAGATCCATCTCGGTGAGTTCAAGAacccctattgaaattggtgcgggtcaaaggtcatttgcggtcaacaCAAGTctaaaaaccttgtaagcaaaataatcataaaagtACATCATGTTGAACTTTGTCCTTGCTATGCAGgtccagcttggtgagtacaagTACCCTATCAAACTTGTTAGAGGTCAATagtcacatgggggtcaacaGGTGTAAAAGTCGGAAATCCTTGTTAACATTATAACTCCAAAATTgaagctacaattaatctgaGTTCTGTTGCtataattttcttttggtgaacatagtttggtcagcTGCCATTCAGTTCagttttgtgaaggggctcAATATGCAAAGATCTCCAGATTATCTTCAACAATATGTGGTTAgccaggaaatgaaatctggTTCAAAGAGTTAATAATCTTGTGTTGGGTGATTAAAGCACACTCAGTGTGGCCCTGAGCAGTTGTCCCACTGTGAGCTTCATGGGGTCAATGTGTCTCAAATGTCACAAATGTGACCTTACTCTATGTGAATTATATTAGATGAATTTGGCTTTGGCAGTgctttgtgaaatatttcacagttaaaaACAACGTCAAGTAATACTCATTCATTGATAACAGTTAAATGGGTGTTTAGTGGCCGAGTTGAttcatgcatc
Proteins encoded:
- the LOC139978973 gene encoding uncharacterized protein isoform X1 encodes the protein MDSAHSENRPSNYDSGDEWEIGLGNLIIDLDADLEKDKQDGTSTKNGSGDSSPLRIGKMKIKRKVSSLKGDYPSSDSKEACSSLENNDSAKPEDIASHSPSKGFISKSWTMKGAVAGRDSTKGDGSNEQRKEGTFNEGITIKTGTKSVESREVTTGKLGKNSEKPGDDVKKKEVGKRSSDGNSSRKPSGKRPKLDKSSSCSIGVDTMDMGTITEPESLGPCEPGTAVTLEGIVWHENDQGVLVVNVTWRNKTYVGTLLDCSQHNWAPPRFCDSPTSDIESRQTKSSSRSKRGRSTSNTSQDKYTDTRSSMHSKLRNSTMAKGRRTSNSSSTGRKTPPTSSEKITSAGKRKIKSSDVDAAGTDDTLPSVKRTKSSHKVANSDMSLEKNPDGLIACPEPNCNKKYKHINGLRYHKMHAHLNQTDESSALLLKGRTGDQQDHGNTFKKPREEKCVKQGNGKCDQNRLESPGPDKAIELKEELLNSSQVEISNNKEEVQKDDQNPSTITACVCKDSLNTTMKTCVCKDSQNTTKTCVCKDSQNTTMKTCVCKDSQNTTIKSCVCKDGQNTTIKACVCKDGQNTSIISAGLCKTDGENIAIIPTGVCKKDSLNTIIIAGVSKEESRDSTSSPAGVVIDVPNKKSSTEESPRKPVPTGTLTSNADLSVFDFNPTLEEETEASHTSKPKLHSPEKISISHQRPSTQFPESTVSKSESPDSIDNVNSKETIDSSQDKKLEKDKSKGEKHKRREKSLLKPLKSTRPIAPAPPLLQQQQLIAIPISATIVKPGTIAPTQATTVTVTTMPAVTTKLSSVSGSNLKPIQPKPTVMGEASTVNPTLVGLKEKKQKIKKKKDKEKLSKDKERKEKKPEKQPCDQSISESGPSEAKPKVAFISPVPETNILKHALTSSVSPLELLSPSMANQIPSTGNGPMCGQPPNEPSTKNVPKPFSVQLPVKPVGLTPSSSAIPEIPKLISVTQTINTSLPPYSTPTAHLPETRTNNAAVSTSVITKTVQSSIESISSIPALEALSIGTDPNRSAPTSNLQSAAADCLDTLRKTSSPAYSDISDEGGDSQSIIFHTAKESRIVHNVSVKDHFKMSSLSLLRGNLENDRKMQPTACEAQHLNDSLTTGVMKPEESLLARTEEGDSTRQQYNGQFNAVSSYFQLDSMQHGKGLHNYKHQYSEQSRDSQQEADKLGAGLNMKNQGSRCSDLVEIKTITDPKDKTSLRIHSELDQSSQRDLERTLLVPENIPSSQTRNQDSTPERKNLHTVKEHRDIVKKSCERKTECSRSTEVHREPSGKEERREYSTGQESRLLEQRSTTASKPDSDMRPPSHGNREKSCRSVSPGYRNSNWEEKARYSASPSRSKSDRASERLQSPQNGVHGYPNASYLHNPYMQYGPMAYDPSHPAFNPSHPPFTSLVAYPSILPPEVPYSTTHPHWQGSETKDRSAITKDSPSSSSSSTLSIPSTSRTSEAHERPTKALDMFAPGSDSYSRHRPRSGSPDRTTQRAASSSAPKASSPLTSKSPPRPAGPPQESRADMARRHDAYMLHQQQMLHQHMHTHQHTHLGMASIGFPGILPQYDPYGIANHQAASGVNPYAVRSGTRYFLYN
- the LOC139978973 gene encoding uncharacterized protein isoform X2 encodes the protein MDSAHSENRPSNYDSGDEWEIGLGNLIIDLDADLEKDKQDGTSTKNGSGDSSPLRIGKMKIKRKVSSLKGDYPSSDSKEACSSLENNDSAKPEDIASHSPSKGFISKSWTMKGAVAGRDSTKGDGSNEQRKEGTFNEGITIKTGTKSVESREVTTGKLGKNSEKPGDDVKKKEVGKRSSDGNSSRKPSGKRPKLDKSSSCSIGVDTMDMGTITEPESLGPCEPGTAVTLEGIVWHENDQGVLVVNVTWRNKTYVGTLLDCSQHNWAPPRFCDSPTSDIESRQTKSSSRSKRGRSTSNTSQDKYTDTRSSMHSKLRNSTMAKGRRTSNSSSTGRKTPPTSSEKITSAGKRKIKSSDVDAAGTDDTLPSVKRTKSSHKVANSDMSLEKNPDGLIACPEPNCNKKYKHINGLRYHKMHAHLNQTDESSALLLKGRTGDQQDHGNTFKKPREEKCVKQGNGKCDQNRLESPGPDKAIELKEELLNSSQVEISNNKEEVQKDDQNPSTITACVCKDSLNTTMKTCVCKDSQNTTKTCVCKDSQNTTMKTCVCKDSQNTTIKSCVCKDGQNTTIKACVCKDGQNTSIISAGLCKTDGENIAIIPTGVCKKDSLNTIIIAGVSKEESRDSTSSPAGVVIDVPNKKSSTEESPRKPVPTGTLTSNADLSVFDFNPTLEEETEASHTSKPKLHSPEKISISHQRPSTQFPESTVSKSESPDSIDNVNSKETIDSSQDKKLEKDKSKGEKHKRREKSLLKPLKSTRPIAPAPPLLQQQQLIAIPISATIVKPGTIAPTQATTVTVTTMPAVTTKLSSVSGSNLKPIQPKPTVMGEASTVNPTLVGLKEKKQKIKKKKDKEKLSKDKERKEKKPEKQPCDQSISESGPSEAKPKVAFISPVPETNILKHALTSSVSPLELLSPSMANQIPSTGNGPMCGQPPNEPSTKNVPKPFSVQLPVKPVGLTPSSSAIPEIPKLISVTQTINTSLPPYSTPTAHLPETRTNNAAVSTSVITKTVQSSIESISSIPALEALSIGTDPNRSAPTSNLQSAAADCLDTLRKTSSPAYSDISDEGGDSQSIIFHTAKESRIVHNVSVKDHFKMSSLSLLRGNLENDRKMQPTACEAQHLNDSLTTGVMKPEESLLARTEEGDSTRQQYNGQFNAVSSYFQLDSMQHGKGLHNYKHQYSEQSRDSQQEADKLGAGLNMKNQGSRCSDLVEIKTITDPKDKTSLRIHSELDQSSQRDLERTLLVPENIPSSQTRNQDSTPERKNLHTVKEHRDIVKKSCERKTECSRSTEVHREPSGKEERREYSTGQESRLLEQRSTTASKPDSDMRPPSHGNREKSCRSVSPGYRNSNWEEKARYSASPSRSKSDRASERLQSPQNGVHGYPNASYLHNPYMQYGPMAYDPSHPAFNPSHPPFTSLVAYPSILPPEVPYSTTHPHWQGSETKDRSAITKDSPSSSSSSTLSIPSTSRTSEAHERPTKALDMFAPGSDSYSRHRPRSGSPDRTTQRAASSSAPKASSPLTSKSPPRPAGPPQESRADMARRHDAYMLHQQQMLHQHMHTHQHTHLGMASIGFPGILPQYDPYGIANHQAASGVNPYAVRRE
- the LOC139978973 gene encoding uncharacterized protein isoform X3, producing the protein MILLVSSCHLLTSKEFFSSSLLQSSSCSIGVDTMDMGTITEPESLGPCEPGTAVTLEGIVWHENDQGVLVVNVTWRNKTYVGTLLDCSQHNWAPPRFCDSPTSDIESRQTKSSSRSKRGRSTSNTSQDKYTDTRSSMHSKLRNSTMAKGRRTSNSSSTGRKTPPTSSEKITSAGKRKIKSSDVDAAGTDDTLPSVKRTKSSHKVANSDMSLEKNPDGLIACPEPNCNKKYKHINGLRYHKMHAHLNQTDESSALLLKGRTGDQQDHGNTFKKPREEKCVKQGNGKCDQNRLESPGPDKAIELKEELLNSSQVEISNNKEEVQKDDQNPSTITACVCKDSLNTTMKTCVCKDSQNTTKTCVCKDSQNTTMKTCVCKDSQNTTIKSCVCKDGQNTTIKACVCKDGQNTSIISAGLCKTDGENIAIIPTGVCKKDSLNTIIIAGVSKEESRDSTSSPAGVVIDVPNKKSSTEESPRKPVPTGTLTSNADLSVFDFNPTLEEETEASHTSKPKLHSPEKISISHQRPSTQFPESTVSKSESPDSIDNVNSKETIDSSQDKKLEKDKSKGEKHKRREKSLLKPLKSTRPIAPAPPLLQQQQLIAIPISATIVKPGTIAPTQATTVTVTTMPAVTTKLSSVSGSNLKPIQPKPTVMGEASTVNPTLVGLKEKKQKIKKKKDKEKLSKDKERKEKKPEKQPCDQSISESGPSEAKPKVAFISPVPETNILKHALTSSVSPLELLSPSMANQIPSTGNGPMCGQPPNEPSTKNVPKPFSVQLPVKPVGLTPSSSAIPEIPKLISVTQTINTSLPPYSTPTAHLPETRTNNAAVSTSVITKTVQSSIESISSIPALEALSIGTDPNRSAPTSNLQSAAADCLDTLRKTSSPAYSDISDEGGDSQSIIFHTAKESRIVHNVSVKDHFKMSSLSLLRGNLENDRKMQPTACEAQHLNDSLTTGVMKPEESLLARTEEGDSTRQQYNGQFNAVSSYFQLDSMQHGKGLHNYKHQYSEQSRDSQQEADKLGAGLNMKNQGSRCSDLVEIKTITDPKDKTSLRIHSELDQSSQRDLERTLLVPENIPSSQTRNQDSTPERKNLHTVKEHRDIVKKSCERKTECSRSTEVHREPSGKEERREYSTGQESRLLEQRSTTASKPDSDMRPPSHGNREKSCRSVSPGYRNSNWEEKARYSASPSRSKSDRASERLQSPQNGVHGYPNASYLHNPYMQYGPMAYDPSHPAFNPSHPPFTSLVAYPSILPPEVPYSTTHPHWQGSETKDRSAITKDSPSSSSSSTLSIPSTSRTSEAHERPTKALDMFAPGSDSYSRHRPRSGSPDRTTQRAASSSAPKASSPLTSKSPPRPAGPPQESRADMARRHDAYMLHQQQMLHQHMHTHQHTHLGMASIGFPGILPQYDPYGIANHQAASGVNPYAVRSGTRYFLYN
- the LOC139978973 gene encoding uncharacterized protein isoform X4; this translates as MHSKLRNSTMAKGRRTSNSSSTGRKTPPTSSEKITSAGKRKIKSSDVDAAGTDDTLPSVKRTKSSHKVANSDMSLEKNPDGLIACPEPNCNKKYKHINGLRYHKMHAHLNQTDESSALLLKGRTGDQQDHGNTFKKPREEKCVKQGNGKCDQNRLESPGPDKAIELKEELLNSSQVEISNNKEEVQKDDQNPSTITACVCKDSLNTTMKTCVCKDSQNTTKTCVCKDSQNTTMKTCVCKDSQNTTIKSCVCKDGQNTTIKACVCKDGQNTSIISAGLCKTDGENIAIIPTGVCKKDSLNTIIIAGVSKEESRDSTSSPAGVVIDVPNKKSSTEESPRKPVPTGTLTSNADLSVFDFNPTLEEETEASHTSKPKLHSPEKISISHQRPSTQFPESTVSKSESPDSIDNVNSKETIDSSQDKKLEKDKSKGEKHKRREKSLLKPLKSTRPIAPAPPLLQQQQLIAIPISATIVKPGTIAPTQATTVTVTTMPAVTTKLSSVSGSNLKPIQPKPTVMGEASTVNPTLVGLKEKKQKIKKKKDKEKLSKDKERKEKKPEKQPCDQSISESGPSEAKPKVAFISPVPETNILKHALTSSVSPLELLSPSMANQIPSTGNGPMCGQPPNEPSTKNVPKPFSVQLPVKPVGLTPSSSAIPEIPKLISVTQTINTSLPPYSTPTAHLPETRTNNAAVSTSVITKTVQSSIESISSIPALEALSIGTDPNRSAPTSNLQSAAADCLDTLRKTSSPAYSDISDEGGDSQSIIFHTAKESRIVHNVSVKDHFKMSSLSLLRGNLENDRKMQPTACEAQHLNDSLTTGVMKPEESLLARTEEGDSTRQQYNGQFNAVSSYFQLDSMQHGKGLHNYKHQYSEQSRDSQQEADKLGAGLNMKNQGSRCSDLVEIKTITDPKDKTSLRIHSELDQSSQRDLERTLLVPENIPSSQTRNQDSTPERKNLHTVKEHRDIVKKSCERKTECSRSTEVHREPSGKEERREYSTGQESRLLEQRSTTASKPDSDMRPPSHGNREKSCRSVSPGYRNSNWEEKARYSASPSRSKSDRASERLQSPQNGVHGYPNASYLHNPYMQYGPMAYDPSHPAFNPSHPPFTSLVAYPSILPPEVPYSTTHPHWQGSETKDRSAITKDSPSSSSSSTLSIPSTSRTSEAHERPTKALDMFAPGSDSYSRHRPRSGSPDRTTQRAASSSAPKASSPLTSKSPPRPAGPPQESRADMARRHDAYMLHQQQMLHQHMHTHQHTHLGMASIGFPGILPQYDPYGIANHQAASGVNPYAVRSGTRYFLYN